One Granulicella sp. 5B5 DNA window includes the following coding sequences:
- a CDS encoding VOC family protein, translated as MPDTALHPDVRIGHVHLRVADLDRALAFYHGVLGFEITQRMGNSAAFLSAGGYHHHIGINTWESLGGQPPPPGSTGLYHLAILYPTRAELGNALQRLIHAKIQLDGAADHGVSEALYLRDPDNNGVELYWDRPRSDWPHEASGSIAMFTRPLDLHALLAAAKQANGE; from the coding sequence ATGCCCGACACCGCTCTCCACCCCGACGTCCGCATCGGCCACGTCCACCTCCGCGTCGCCGACCTCGACCGCGCCCTCGCCTTCTACCACGGCGTCCTCGGCTTCGAGATCACACAGCGCATGGGCAACTCCGCCGCGTTCCTCTCTGCGGGCGGCTACCACCATCACATCGGCATCAACACCTGGGAGAGCCTCGGCGGCCAGCCACCGCCGCCCGGCTCCACCGGCCTCTACCACCTCGCCATCCTCTACCCCACCCGCGCCGAGCTCGGCAACGCGCTCCAGCGTCTTATCCACGCGAAGATCCAGCTCGACGGCGCCGCCGACCACGGTGTCAGCGAAGCTCTCTACCTCCGCGACCCCGATAACAACGGCGTCGAGCTCTACTGGGACCGCCCCAGATCCGACTGGCCCCACGAAGCCAGCGGCAGCATCGCCATGTTCACCCGTCCACTTGACCTCCACGCTCTTCTCGCAGCTGCCAAACAAGCAAACGGCGAATGA
- a CDS encoding sialate O-acetylesterase translates to MRLAVLAAALCFAAVPTLHAELRLPNALSDHAVLQRDRPIHIWGWATPGAHLTAHFHGQTVLAVANDLGQFNLYLTPEHAGGPYTLTLSGDGPEKTLTDLLVGDVWLASGQSNMEFPLAGFTGAPLKDMAHEIAAANNPKLRLLRVDHKTSDFPVNDVSGTWKLCTPETAKDFSAVAYFFGRAIAAHEDVPIGLIDSTWGGTPADSWTSLDTLGTDPALLPAFASRARFANEQTDLDATIAAEKQADAAAKAAGKPAPTHPWHPFGDSWFPASLYNGMIAPLTPLTIRGFLWYQGETNSALDRAPYYGSLFSALIGDWRAHFAQGNLPFLYVQISSFNSPSEDWGTVRDAQRRTLAVANTAMATTLDIGLAGNVHPPDKQTVAARLVLGARDLAYGEHIPDSGPLFRQATTELSSDGRISLRVWFDHADGLSTHGSPLNGFEIAGADHHFIPAEAKIEGDTIVVSAPSISKPVYVRYGWMGVVTGWLYNADGLPAPTFTSEQNLLR, encoded by the coding sequence ATGCGTCTCGCTGTCCTCGCCGCCGCCCTCTGCTTCGCCGCCGTCCCCACCCTCCACGCTGAACTCCGCCTCCCCAACGCGCTCTCCGACCACGCCGTCCTGCAGCGCGACCGCCCAATCCACATCTGGGGCTGGGCCACGCCCGGCGCGCACCTCACCGCACACTTCCACGGCCAAACAGTCCTCGCTGTAGCCAACGACCTCGGCCAGTTCAACCTCTATCTCACCCCCGAGCACGCCGGCGGCCCCTACACCCTCACCCTCTCCGGCGACGGCCCCGAGAAGACCCTCACCGATCTCCTCGTCGGCGACGTCTGGCTCGCCTCCGGACAAAGCAACATGGAGTTCCCGCTCGCCGGCTTCACCGGTGCGCCGCTCAAAGACATGGCGCACGAGATCGCCGCCGCCAACAACCCTAAGCTCCGTCTCCTCCGCGTCGACCACAAGACCTCCGACTTCCCCGTCAACGATGTCTCCGGCACCTGGAAGCTCTGCACCCCTGAAACTGCCAAGGACTTCTCTGCCGTCGCCTACTTCTTCGGCCGCGCCATCGCCGCTCACGAAGACGTCCCCATCGGACTCATCGACTCCACCTGGGGCGGCACACCCGCCGACTCCTGGACCAGCCTCGACACCCTCGGCACCGACCCCGCGCTGCTCCCCGCCTTCGCCAGCCGCGCCCGCTTCGCCAACGAGCAGACCGACCTCGACGCCACCATCGCCGCCGAAAAACAGGCCGACGCCGCAGCCAAAGCTGCCGGCAAACCCGCGCCCACGCACCCCTGGCACCCGTTTGGAGACTCCTGGTTCCCCGCCAGCCTCTACAACGGCATGATCGCCCCGCTCACGCCGCTCACCATTAGGGGCTTCCTCTGGTATCAGGGCGAGACTAACTCCGCGCTCGACCGCGCCCCCTACTACGGCAGCCTCTTCAGCGCTCTCATCGGCGACTGGCGCGCCCACTTCGCCCAGGGCAACCTTCCATTCCTCTACGTCCAGATCTCCAGCTTCAACTCTCCCAGCGAAGACTGGGGCACCGTCCGCGATGCGCAGCGCCGCACCCTGGCCGTCGCCAACACTGCCATGGCGACCACGCTCGATATCGGCCTCGCCGGCAACGTGCATCCCCCCGACAAGCAGACCGTCGCCGCCCGCCTCGTCCTCGGCGCACGCGACCTCGCCTACGGCGAACACATCCCCGACAGCGGCCCGCTCTTCCGCCAGGCCACCACCGAGCTCTCCTCCGACGGCAGGATCTCACTCCGCGTCTGGTTCGATCACGCCGACGGCCTCTCCACGCACGGCTCCCCGCTCAACGGCTTTGAGATCGCCGGTGCCGACCACCACTTCATTCCCGCCGAAGCGAAGATCGAAGGCGACACCATCGTCGTCTCCGCGCCCTCCATCAGCAAGCCGGTCTACGTGCGCTACGGCTGGATGGGCGTCGTCACCGGTTGGCTCTACAACGCCGACGGTCTGCCCGCACCCACCTTCACCTCTGAGCAGAACCTGTTACGCTGA
- a CDS encoding LacI family DNA-binding transcriptional regulator: MAATVRMRDVARLAGVSTMTVSRVLNDTPNVTDAMRKRVNDAIAELRYQPNEVARSLRARRSRQIGILVPYLSDPFFAICANAISTAARQRSYSVVLSTSNEDLQTERDEVSRMLGRNVEGLIIIPAQPTSGRSPLLAPEFKDLPIVTLDRPIAGAKFDSLLVENERGACIGTEHLIKLGHKRIAYIGLSDDLYTMKMRHKGYTAAMAASRLRPEPIHVTRNLPDTLIAIKKLLASRRPPTALFCANNLTTRHVLHSLQSMCIHPPSPIALVGFDDFETADLITPGITVVRQPEELLGRTAAEVLFTRLNETRPKPAKVTTLPVELIIRGSCGAA; the protein is encoded by the coding sequence ATGGCTGCAACAGTGCGTATGCGCGACGTCGCCAGGCTCGCTGGCGTCAGCACCATGACCGTCTCGCGCGTGCTCAACGACACCCCCAACGTCACCGACGCCATGCGCAAGCGCGTCAACGACGCCATCGCCGAGCTTCGCTACCAGCCCAACGAGGTCGCGCGTTCCCTCCGCGCCCGCCGCTCCCGCCAGATCGGCATCCTCGTCCCCTATCTCTCCGACCCCTTCTTCGCCATCTGCGCGAATGCCATCAGCACCGCTGCCCGTCAGCGTTCCTACTCCGTCGTCCTCTCCACCTCCAACGAAGACCTGCAGACCGAGCGCGACGAAGTCAGCCGCATGTTAGGCCGTAACGTCGAAGGCCTCATCATCATCCCTGCACAACCCACATCCGGCAGGTCACCGCTCCTCGCGCCCGAGTTCAAGGACCTTCCCATCGTCACCCTCGACCGCCCCATCGCCGGCGCTAAGTTCGACAGCCTCCTCGTCGAAAACGAACGCGGCGCCTGCATCGGCACCGAACACCTCATCAAGCTCGGCCACAAACGTATCGCCTACATCGGTCTCTCCGACGACCTCTACACCATGAAGATGCGTCACAAGGGCTACACCGCCGCGATGGCCGCCTCCCGCCTGCGTCCCGAGCCCATCCACGTCACACGCAACCTTCCAGATACTCTCATCGCCATCAAGAAACTCCTCGCCTCACGCAGACCGCCCACCGCGCTCTTCTGCGCCAACAACCTCACCACGCGCCACGTGCTGCACAGCCTGCAGTCGATGTGCATCCATCCCCCATCACCCATCGCGCTCGTCGGCTTCGACGACTTCGAGACCGCCGACCTCATCACTCCCGGCATCACCGTCGTCCGCCAGCCCGAAGAGCTCCTCGGCCGCACCGCAGCCGAAGTCCTCTTCACGCGCCTCAACGAAACACGCCCCAAGCCAGCCAAAGTCACCACACTCCCCGTCGAGCTCATCATCCGCGGCTCCTGCGGAGCCGCCTGA